From Chromohalobacter canadensis, one genomic window encodes:
- a CDS encoding ABC transporter permease has product MMTLRKRAQPSPIARRRWQIFRGNRRAWWSLWAFVLLLIVSLGAELVANDKPIVMHYQGQWYAPVVFDYPETEFGGFLPTTADYRDPVVRESISSQGWMLWPPVPFSYDTLDRELTGPAPSPPSARHWLGTDDHGRDVFARVLYGFRLSVVFAVVLTVGSMALGVLFGGVQGYFGGKVDLIGQRIIEIWSGMPVLFLLIILASLVQPNLWWLLGIMLLFSWLGLVDIVRAEFLRARNLEYVRAARAMGLPSRLIMWRHVLPNAMVATLTFIPFLFTGAITTLTALDFLGFGLPPGSPSLGELVAQGKNNLQAPWLGITAFLSLGIMLSLLVFIGEGLRDAFDPRHVPSTTTSTSADTDDLPGRTAHGQ; this is encoded by the coding sequence ATGATGACACTTCGCAAGCGCGCGCAACCGTCTCCCATCGCCCGCCGCCGCTGGCAGATCTTTCGCGGCAACCGGCGCGCCTGGTGGTCGCTGTGGGCCTTCGTCCTGCTGCTGATCGTCAGTCTGGGCGCGGAACTGGTCGCCAACGACAAGCCCATCGTCATGCACTACCAGGGCCAGTGGTACGCCCCGGTGGTATTCGATTATCCCGAAACCGAGTTCGGCGGTTTTCTCCCCACGACAGCCGACTACCGCGACCCTGTCGTCCGGGAAAGCATCTCCTCGCAGGGTTGGATGCTATGGCCCCCCGTGCCCTTCTCCTACGATACGCTGGATCGCGAGCTGACGGGGCCTGCACCCTCGCCGCCCTCGGCACGTCACTGGTTGGGAACCGACGACCACGGCCGCGACGTCTTCGCCCGCGTGCTCTATGGCTTCCGGCTCTCGGTGGTCTTCGCCGTGGTACTGACGGTGGGCTCGATGGCGCTTGGCGTCCTGTTCGGGGGCGTGCAAGGCTATTTCGGCGGCAAGGTCGACCTGATCGGCCAGCGCATCATCGAAATCTGGTCGGGCATGCCGGTACTGTTCCTGCTTATCATCCTCGCCAGCCTGGTGCAGCCCAACCTGTGGTGGTTGCTGGGCATCATGCTGCTGTTTTCCTGGCTGGGGCTGGTCGACATCGTGCGCGCCGAATTCCTGCGCGCGCGCAATCTCGAGTACGTACGCGCGGCGCGTGCCATGGGACTGCCGTCGCGGCTGATCATGTGGCGCCATGTGCTACCCAACGCTATGGTCGCCACCCTGACGTTCATCCCGTTTCTGTTCACAGGGGCGATCACCACCCTCACCGCGCTGGATTTCCTGGGCTTCGGCCTGCCCCCGGGCTCTCCCTCGTTGGGCGAGCTGGTCGCCCAGGGCAAGAACAACCTGCAGGCGCCCTGGCTTGGTATCACGGCCTTCCTGAGTCTTGGAATTATGCTCTCGCTGCTGGTCTTCATCGGCGAAGGACTGCGTGACGCCTTCGACCCGCGCCACGTGCCCAGCACCACCACATCGACCTCCGCCGATACCGATGATCTACCCGGGAGAACCG